Proteins found in one Miscanthus floridulus cultivar M001 chromosome 4, ASM1932011v1, whole genome shotgun sequence genomic segment:
- the LOC136551190 gene encoding chloroplast stem-loop binding protein of 41 kDa a, chloroplastic-like has protein sequence MALCAAAASTSTAFASSRLSASTTRPRGPSSTSLPSFVGAFPRAVATRRRRRAAAPAAARRAGITVRAEAKKKSVLIVNTNSGGHAVIGFYFAKELLAAGHAVTVLTVGDEGSDKMKKPPFSRFSELTSAGGKTVWGDPADVGAAVGGASFDVVLDNNGKDLDAVKPVADWAKSAGVGQFLFISSAGIYKPTEEPPHVEGDAVKESAGHVGVEKYIAEQFGSWASFRPQYMIGSGNNKDCEEWFFDRIVRNRPVPMPGNGMQLTNIAHVRDLSRMLSLAVEKPGAAAGKIFNCVSDRAVTLSGMAKLCAAAAGVAAVEVVLYDPAAAGVDAKKAFPFRNMHFYSEPRAAKEALGWRSSTNLPEDLKERYAEYAASGRGEKTMTFDLDDKILAAVGKAPASVAV, from the exons ATGGCCTTGTGCGCCGCCGCGGCCTCCACATCCACGGCCTTCGCGTCGAGCCGTCTGTCGGCCTCCACCACGCGGCCGCGGGGCCCCTCCTCGACGTCGCTGCCGTCCTTCGTCGGCGCGTTCCCGCGCGCTGTCGCCACGAGGAGGAGGCGgcgcgcggcggcgccggcggcggcccgACGGGCGGGCATCACGGTGCGCGCGGAGGCCAAGAAGAAGAGCGTGCTGATCGTGAACACCAACAGCGGCGGGCACGCCGTCATCGGGTTCTACTTCGCCAAGGAGCTGCTCGCCGCCGGGCACGCCGTCACCGTGCTCACCGTCGGCGACGAGGGATCCGACAAGATGAAGAAGCCCCCGTTCTCTCGCTTCTCG GAGCTGACGAGCGCCGGCGGGAAGACGGTGTGGGGTGACCCGGCGGACGTCGGCGCGGCCGTGGGAGGCGCGTCGTTCGATGTCGTCCTCGACAACAACGGCAAGGACCTCGACGCCGTCAA GCCGGTGGCGGACTGGGCGAAGTCGGCCGGCGTGGGGCAGTTCCTGTTCATCAGCAGCGCCGGCATCTACAAGCCGACGGAGGAGCCGCCGCACGTCGAGGGG GACGCCGTGAAGGAGAGCGCCGGCCACGTCGGCGTGGAGAAGTACATCGCGGAGCAGTTCGGCAGCTGGGCGTCGTTCCGGCCGCAGTACATGATCGGCTCCGGCAACAACAAGGACTGCGAGGAGTGGTTCTTCGACA GGATCGTGCGGAATCGGCCGGTGCCGATGCCGGGGAACGGGATGCAGCTGACCAACATCGCGCACGTCCGTGACCTGTCGCGCATGCTGTCGCTGGCCGTGGAGAAGCCCGGCGCGGCGGCCGGCAAGATCTTCAACTGCGTGTCGGACCGCGCCGTGACGCTGAGCGGCATGGCGAAGCTGTGCGCGGCGGCCGCGGGCGTCGCCGCCGTGGAGGTCGTCCTCTAcgaccccgccgccgccggcgtcgaCGCAAAGAAGGCCTTCCCCTTCCGCAACATG CATTTCTACTCGGAGCCCCGGGCGGCGAAGGAGGCGCTGGGGTGGAGGAGCAGCACCAACCTGCCGGAGGACCTCAAGGAGCGGTACGCCGAGTACGCCGCCAGCGGCCGCGGGGAGAAGACCATGACCTTCGACCTCGACGACAAGATCCTCGCCGCCGTCGGCAAGGCGCCGGCGAGCGTCGCCGTATGA